The DNA window tgggcaagacatggatgatgggtcCATTTAAAAATGTTCATGGCTTCggttatgttagctgcattgtcgctaacacacttttccatctacttgccattctctggccactctcaacaagttctctgaggtgtgtctgtcACTGAATTCAAAGCAATCCAGAAGACAGCTAGACATCGAAaaatcttcaatgaagtgacatgtaactgacatgtaagaagtggttacccagtcagtggtaaggcaaactgcagtagctttttggactctttcCCGCACTGAAGCCTGTGTCCTCTCGTACAGTTGTGGAATAAGTGATCTTGAAAGGGTTTTCCTGCTTGGAATTGTGTACATTTGATTTAGACTAttgctataatttctaaaacCTCTGTCCTCCACGATCGAAAATGGCTGGAAATCGGTGGCAATCATTTTAGCCAATGCAATATCAATTTCGCCTCGTTTTGTTACAAACATAGACTTTGGCATAAACTGGTCCATTGAAGACTGTGTTGCTGTGGGTTGcggagtaggcctacttgactgagtgaaTACACCTCCATGTGCTGGCTCCtccactatcactagcaggccaGCTAGTTTCTCAAAGATACAGCTAGCTTCACCGTTGGGTGCATAGTTCACATATGCCGGTGTAGGTTGTGCGTAGAACCGGCTTTatatgagattttgttttggcaaattctacactgtgctctaacattatctacattattaaaatgcatccaaatgctactgtgcttccgactcattttccagctgttgttttcacagctgtccttcctctctctcctcggctgctaagtgtgtgactgagtgagtTGGTTCAGCCCTCCCTCATGcatctttggttcattggttgacactgcgtgtctgattgacaggttcaacaggtgaggctgttagtctaagcagacagtcagaacgaaTGTGTGTGCGCGCTTGAACATTTAGGCCTATATAATTCTATTTATTTTTTCGTTCTTTGAATTATTTCATTCTATTAATTTACATATTTTGATTATTCATATCTTAATTTTTTTATAAATAGATTTGGCTCTTCTGATATGCGAGCCGgctcccaacgttcacctacaagaACCGGCTCTTAGAGCCGACTCGTTCGCAAACGACCCATCATtactggttagagcattgggccaataaccgaaagatTGCAGATCGAAACccttagctgacaaggtaaaaatctgttgttctgcccctgaacaaggcagttaacccactgttcctaggccatcattgtaaataataatttgttcctaactgtcttgtctagttaaattttaaaaatgaggccaggggtgtcaaactcattccatgaagggcctagtgtctgctggttttagtttttttcctttcaattaagacctagaaaaTCAGGTGAGAGGTGTTCCTTACTAATTTGTGACCTTAATgtatcaatcaagtacaagggaggagcgaaaactcGCAGGCACTCGACCCTCGAGTTTAAGGGGTCAAGCCTCAGGGGTCAAATAGCTGTCATGTTCCGTAGCCATTGCTTTTCAGGTGACAAACAGCGCTAATGCGGTTGACTCGTAAACGGCAGTGTTCATTAAATGCGGGTTCGAAAACCCCTCGCTTCAAGCATTTTTGTTAAGGGAAATTCTGTTCACTGCTGGTCCACACATGACGAAGTGGATTATTATAATAATGTATATATAACATTGTAGATGTAAGTGCAAGCCTCCACGGCTAACGTAATATGATACAGAATATACTAGAGTAGCGTTGATTGTTTATGTAGCTGTGCCAGTAGCCTGTGTCGGTCTGCAtgtttacattgaattcatggtTTTCATATGAGACGGGTTCCAGGagtgatacatttttatttcCGGACGACTATAGCCAATCGACAATGGAAGTGTACCATACAAAGTCCCATATGCATTAATAGGTTATAGCATAAGGAGGACACTATCTAATGTGAATTAATGTAGGTTATagtgggggcctcccgggtggcgcagtggttaagggcgctgtactgcagcgccagctgtgccatcagagtccctgggttctgggaacccatgccaaatattttcagcctcctgaggtgagaaaggtgttgtcgtgccctcttcacgactgtcttggtagtTCTTGAAACTTTCGACCCGCTCAGAGTTAGATGACTGTCAAATAAAAACAATTCCCCATAATAAATATCTTCCTCCATTAAGATTGTAGATTTGGAATATTTTACACACGTTAGGCTTAGCGTGGGTTCGAGTCCGGACTTCCGATAAACGTATTTAAAATAAACTGCAATACTGCCATCTGTAGGATGACCTGTAATCCTACTCTAGTACATATGTGACAAAGTAGATGATTTGGTGTACAAGTCAATATAATATAGCCTATGCAATATGATTATTAGGTCATAGCAGTGTTTGTCTGCAAGGCTGAAGAAAGAGGTAGCTCCTTAATAAATTAATTCTTAATCTTCATTTTCAAACTGTTGGCTGTAGGCTACATCCTttcaacacactaacacaaataTAATACTACATTTCAAAGGGGGGGGGGAACTAACGTGAGATTCGAACCCTTGCCACAATCTGTGACAATTATCTGGATCTAGGCACTCAACACAGAAAGCAATTTGGCCAATCAGTTAGATACAGGTGATGTAGTTGCTCTGATTATCAGTACATGCTGTTATACTTCTGTTAAGGACTATTCCATGAACACATGTTGGAACACGTCCAACTACATTGACCATTTTTATTTGGCTGATCATTTGTTACAGGAAATAATCCCAGCCATCTGGTGAGGTTATTATAGGGCTAAATCTGTAAACTCATGTAGTGGCAACAGCTAACATGTAGGCTTTGATCACATGCCACTACGTCAAGGATTTTAATTTGCTGATACTTAAACTTTACCTTGAACTTTTTCTAATGTTTGCAAGTATGGCCCCAGTGTGTTTACCCATCCCCAATATGTTTGCATCATAAACTGTAGATACAAGGTGACTTCATTGTTGTTAAACTCATCATGGACATAAATATGATGTGGGTAAAAATAGTCAAGTCATCATAAAACAAACCTGACAAAACTATTTTGATGTGTACAGTAGGTGttagtgtgtgggtatgtgtaggTATATTTAGTAAGTGTATAATGGTTATAAAGCGCTGTCTGGTGTATGCAGAATATGGTGAGATCAGATGTGATGTATACTTAAGAGATTCTCAATGAAAGTCTTAGAATGAAAAGTCACATTGTGTTTATTAAACAAGTTTTAAATAAATCATATGAAaaccacacatacacatgaaCTGCATTCATTTTCTAATTGAAAGCGTCTTGGGGACAAACAAAGTAGTTGAAGTAAAGTAATGAAACAGGCATTTGCGAACATCATATAGCCTACACAGTACAAATACAATATATGACAGACTTTTTAGGCTTAAGTGGCTTATACATAGTGTACAAaactttaggaacacctgctctgtctatggcatagactgaccaggtgaaagttatggtcccttattgatgtcacccgGGGAAATGTTAGCTAAATTGAGGTGAGTGCTGCTCATGATCATGTTGTATAGTTGGCTCATTTGTTAGAACATTGTGTCAGCATGTAATATAGGCCAATGCAGTTTAACAAGTGGATTATTTTGCCCTTCACTCGCAGTTGCTTAGTAGCCTACGCCTAATCCCGACTTCACGGATTTGTCTCAGGCTATTTGGTTAATTGGTTTCTGGCTGAGCAAATCAGAAACATATTGAATGCTATAATGTAGCAAGCGTAGACCTACTATTTTGCTCGATCGCGTAAAGGCAACTCCAAAAGCCTGCGGAGATTGTGAAATATGAACTCAACTCTTATTTTCTGCTCCCTAACAAAGTGGAGTGAGGGTAGGAAATAGATGAAATGTGGATCAAAAAAGGATCAAAAAAGCACGTGCTTCTATTTCAGAATACCACTTTTTTATATGACAGTGGTTGTGTTggaaaaatattatttgtattttatttatttattcttacTATAAAATACAAGCGTGTTGACTGAATGGGGTAGGTGTGTGTCGTGGGTTTAATGAACAAAATAATGAACTATTGACTTAATTCATTTGTATGTAACATCATTAAACTCTATGCTAGGCCTATTCTATCCCATTGAAAATACATTATTAGTCTTATgtttcttgacaaaaaaaataaagtatatatttttgaaaGTGTATATTCAATGGATTTATTCAAATAAACGCCCACCAGCATCTGCACACCACTACTGCCACTCGTCACCTGCATTCTGGCATGCGCATAGGAGGTATAAAAGGCGTATGCTGGCAAGAATGTGGTAAAAATGGGCACGTAAAGACATAACATGCATTTTTCCAGCAGCAAATTATGATCGATAATTttaaaagctgcactgaagtctaacaaaacatctCCCATAagcttcttattatcaatttcttccAGCCAATCATCATTGTGTATGTCCCGTACATGTTGAGTGCTCTTCCCTATAAGCAGGCTGAAAGTCAGTTGTTAATATGTTtattgtgaaatagcattgtatctggtaaaacacaatttttctttcaagaagtttactaagggttggtagcaGGTTGATTGGTTGGCTGTTTGAGTTTGTAAAGAGTGCTTtgatattcttgggtagcggaatgacttttgcttccctccaggcctgagtgGCTTCTAGGCTGTAGGCTTATACTGAAGAGAtagcaaataggagtggcaatataggCCGCTACCATCCTCACAAATTTTTCATTCAAGTTGACAGATTAAATATTCAAAACAGGAATATTCAACACTGAAATGTGTTACTTTCGCTACTCCAAatgcatctgtggatcttttctgCTGACAACAACGCAGGGTTTGATCTAAACGTTATACGCTATAACATGGAATGGTTTCTAGTTTATAGAGTGGAATggtttttctgctggtgtatcctgaggtatctcctctctgagaacctcttcccgcAGTGCGGACAGGCAAACGGCCTTTCTCCtgtgtggaccttcaggtgccTCTTCAGGCTGCCAGCCTGGGTGAAGCGCATGtcacactgggggcagctgaagggtttctcccctgtatgGACCCTCTGATGCCTCTTCAGGTCACTAGACTGGGTGAAGCGCATtagacactgggtacagctgaagggtttcacccctctgtggaccctctggtgcctcttcaggtcacTAGATTGGCTgaagcgcatgtgacactgggtacagctgaagggtttaACCCCtctgtggaccctctggtggatctccacacTCTGAGGGCtgctgaagcctttgttacagaacatgcagaggaaccgtttCTCTTTACTATTGCCTGTTGTTTCTCCCCCTCCCTGAGCCTGGGCTCTAGCACTGTCGTTTGAGTGCAATACCTGATCGAAAAGGATGCAGCTGTGTGAATCGGAAGGCCCCATCGACGTGGACACTGGGTCACGGTCCCCGAACGCATATGAAGGCGAGTGGGTTGCGACATTTGGATTTTTCTCTAAACTTTCCCTGTAATCTAAGAAATATCTTCCCTGTGAGTGTCCGTCTCCTAAGTGACTATCTGCATTCCATGTGGGAGAAATGTCGccctccactttcacagtcaCTTCCTCTACAACTAGACCCTCCACTTTCTTATCTTGGCACCCTTCAGAGTatatactactactgtactggttcCAGTCTCCTCTAGACAGATCAGTCTGTGTCTCTAAACCCAAGGGCATGTTGCCAGGGTCCATCTCTGTAGCGTAAGAACAAGACGGATCATCATCGCCAGTGTGTAAcgcatcaccatcaccatcctcGCGGGAATGAACCTTCCTCTCGTTCTGGTGAAATACCGGTACATAGTCTGAGCCGGGAGCAGGAGGACTGCCCAGTTTCCACAGCCCAAGTCTCTTtgggtctgatctgtggtcagaTCCTGTGTGTAAAAGCCTGTGTGTTACAGTTAAAGTCTTGGTATCTGTCTCGGAATTGAGGACGGAGTTCAGCGTTCCACTGACCTCCATGATGCTGCGTCGAGTCCTGGGCTGTGCTGGGGCGTTGGTGGGGTCCTCTGTGGCTACAGCCACtccagtctggatgtctctgctgtGCTGTTGGTCCTCCTCACCTTCAGTCTTCTCCTGCTTGACCAGAGACGATCCTTCAGGACCTGCAGCCTCTGTATCTACAGACTGACACAAGAGAGGTTATTATTGGTACATGAATTGAATTGGATACATTAAGAGTATGTTTACATGCATAGTAAAAATTctatattaaactgattatggcagtaggcagatTATGCAATAGTTATGTAAACACCTTACACCGATTTAAGATGGGCAGAGTaaggtcaaaatcaaagtaaGCATACACAGATTGGGTGTTACAATCTGACCACCCTTCAACAAAGTTATTTCCCCCTGGCCTGTCAGCCTATTCACATGCGAAGATGATGGGTGATTGTTGATGGCTGACAGGCAGTACAATGAACTGAAATCAATCTAATTTTCCAACAAAAATAACAGCTAATGAACGTGCAAAacaattaaaaaatgtttttagaaaataGAGAAAGTCAACAACCAACAGTAACTTCGAATCAGCAAAGCATAAGAGAATGTCACAACAGTTCCCACAGCAGCGGCAGACCACAATGACTGAAGTGGTAGCAGGGAAGACTGTGGTAAGTGTTGAAAGAATCAAGGTGAGTGGCGTTTCACGCAAACTTTTACTCCgctaaccttggctttagtagggtggtcggcactctgctctccACCAGTCTGTCTATGGAGAGCGCTGCGCAAAGAGCTGAGTGCTATTTGTCAGCTTTGCCGTTTTAAACTCTGTAAAACTTAATACGGATCACGAAAGAACAATCTTTCTggattcaaaaaataaataattgtacaTATCAACCACGTTATCTGTTCTTTATCTACCATACAACCCTTTCAGAAAAGAAAATCACAATCAATTATTTTGAAGACAATTTATTAGAAAGAATTATCGATCCTCAAATTGAAAGCGATTGATCAGCTTTGAATCAATTTGGGGttttttgagagagagatggaatgggaggtGCATCTCGTGTTGACAGCAAgccccaagcctgatggagagaaggggtgtgtgtgtaagtgGATTATGACATAGCTGTTTGTTGAGGAAAATAAACAAAATTGAGCACTTTAGGTGTTTCTAATTGTTTTTGTATTATGTATTCTGCTTAAAATTGTCCTAAAACTGAGCACATGTCTTTATATGAAATTTCAGAAATGCTGCCGCCATTTTTGGCAACAGAAATTACAATAAAATGTTGCGAAATCCTGTTGGCACTCTGA is part of the Oncorhynchus clarkii lewisi isolate Uvic-CL-2024 chromosome 10, UVic_Ocla_1.0, whole genome shotgun sequence genome and encodes:
- the LOC139418944 gene encoding uncharacterized protein isoform X1, producing MANCVGFHTQIASIMEVLANAAVAEICKLVDDDYAVFRLEITQSQKENRGLRRKLQLQELKVARERAERTIRERVLASRPSSVKMLDGYRGMARGDGHLTGGHRSFLKPAGHNTWKDEQPITVDEGSGTSTQHVIVIESVDTEAAGPEGSSLVKQEKTEGEEDQQHSRDIQTGVAVATEDPTNAPAQPRTRRSIMEVSGTLNSVLNSETDTKTLTVTHRLLHTGSDHRSDPKRLGLWKLGSPPAPGSDYVPVFHQNERKVHSREDGDGDALHTGDDDPSCSYATEMDPGNMPLGLETQTDLSRGDWNQYSSSIYSEGCQDKKVEGLVVEEVTVKVEGDISPTWNADSHLGDGHSQGRYFLDYRESLEKNPNVATHSPSYAFGDRDPVSTSMGPSDSHSCILFDQVLHSNDSARAQAQGGGETTGNSKEKRFLCMFCNKGFSSPQSVEIHQRVHRGVKPFSCTQCHMRFSQSSDLKRHQRVHRGVKPFSCTQCLMRFTQSSDLKRHQRVHTGEKPFSCPQCDMRFTQAGSLKRHLKVHTGERPFACPHCGKRFSERRYLRIHQQKNHSTL